The following are encoded in a window of Cyprinus carpio isolate SPL01 chromosome B18, ASM1834038v1, whole genome shotgun sequence genomic DNA:
- the endouc gene encoding poly(U)-specific endoribonuclease-C, which translates to MRNGYDFRWILILSALFTFSDASSQTVNQELSNVFNELWKLDVNRLKPGTHYNISLQGKAGYIPQGSTSAVDHASSPLFTSVDEAKLNSITTYARFMKLLDNYERSTGVAERVTADEVTENNSFLDAVLETAVMKRAHRYLIGKGKSRSDLRQFKSQLYYMWFRLYHRDRNGGEDSSGFEHVFVGETKFGREIMGLHNWVQFYLQEKQELLDYKGYKARDNDAPNDDDHVLNVQFSWHGLVKPVASAFVGVSPEFEMAIFTILFLTSTEKTTTAVVNLDEYQLEMVVHRHGRSIGTAYPKLLSSNNRHV; encoded by the exons ATGCGCAACGG GTATGATTTTAGATGGATCCTTATCCTGTCAGCACTGTTTACTTTCAGTGATGCATCTAG TCAAACAGTGAACCAGGAGCtttcaaatgttttcaatgaGCTCTGGAAGCTGGATGTGAATCGCCTGAAGCCTGGGACTCATTACAATATCTCACTGCAG GGCAAAGCTGGTTACATACCACAGGGAAGCACCAGTGCGGTAGACCACGCCTCATCCCCACTGTTTACCAGCGTCGATGAGGCCAAACTGAACTCCATCACCACGTATGCAC GCTTCATGAAGCTTTTAGACAACTATGAGAGGTCTACTGGTGTGGCAGAGAGGGTGACTGCTGATGAGGTGACTGAAAATAACTCCTTTCTTGATGCTGTCTTGGAGACAGCAGTCATGAAG CGTGCACACCGGTACCTGATTGGAAAGGGAAAATCACGCTCTGATCTGAGACAGTTTAAGAGTCAGTTGTACTACATGTGGTTCCGCCTTTATCATAGAGACAGAAATGGAGG GGAGGATTCCAGTGGATTTGAGCATGTGTTTGTTGGGGAAACCAAGTTTGGCAGAGAAATCATGGGTCTTCACAACTGGGTCCAGTTTTACCTGCAAGAGAAGCAGGAGCTTCTTGATTACAAGGGCTACAAAGCCAGGGACAATGATGCG CCTAATGATGACGACCATGTCTTGAATGTGCAGTTCAGCTGGCATGGTTTGGTCAAACCAGTGGCCAGCGCATTTGTTGGTGTGAGTCCTGAGTTTGAAATGGCCATCTTTACCATCCTGTTCCTCACGTCCACTGAGAAGACCACCACAGCCGTGGTCAATCTGGATGAGTACCAGCTGGAGATGGTGGTGCATAGACACGGCCGCTCTATTGGGACCGCTTATCCCAAACTGCTGAGCAGCAACAACAGACACGTATAA